Proteins encoded by one window of Branchiostoma floridae strain S238N-H82 chromosome 6, Bfl_VNyyK, whole genome shotgun sequence:
- the LOC118418233 gene encoding cell number regulator 3-like yields MGDASQAVALSGKSSWKVDMFSCFDNFGLCCMTFCCPCVTAGKNAEAAGEDCFRFGLLSMMGPIGMYSMAYTRTKIAEKEGIPADFTTNMMIYGAVPLCALIQEAQQVEGAKPPAQGQMSRD; encoded by the coding sequence atGGGAGATGCAAGCCAAGCCGTCGCCCTATCCGGCAAGAGCAGCTGGAAGGTGGACATGTTCAGCTGCTTCGACAACTTCGGTCTGTGCTGTATGACATTCTGCTGCCCGTGTGTGACGGCGGGCAAGAACGCCGAGGCCGCCGGGGAAGACTGCTTCAGGTTCGGCCTGCTTTCCATGATGGGTCCGATCGGGATGTACAGCATGGCCTACACACGTACGAAGATCGCCGAGAAGGAAGGCATCCCCGCCGACTTCACAACCAACATGATGATCTACGGCGCTGTTCCGTTGTGCGCTCTCATTCAAGAGGCACAACAAGTTGAGGGCGCCAAGCCACCTGCTCAAGGGCAGATGAGTCGGGATTAG
- the LOC118417407 gene encoding proteoglycan 4-like encodes MEESVTLSPVIFGVPRSLSEILGKKSKIPSGQCGQGKFSPATLGRVLIMAPKRKAVPERKTSRKKPTIPSIESFFARVPQQENNNNADDSRRGELQNKSSDTETTVTTQMTSAETDREKAPTTATTQMTSAETEKAPTTATTQMTSAETEKAPTTATTQMTSAEKEKAPTTATTQMTSAEKEKAPTTATTQMTSAETEKAPTTATTQMTSAETEKAPTTATTQMTSAETEKAPTTATTQMTSEDTETETPTSANCDCKGCTMKGPTAFQPKDPAVLGTFQNKGRKFLSSWYTDRGWVTLCTQRRKVFCATCRYATQRKLFALSTKVEPAFVFYNSSLKQRKRKQLYQLKHFNLCW; translated from the exons ATGGAAGAATCGGTGACTCTATCGCCCGTAATATTCGGCGTACCTCGGAGCCTCTCGGAAATTCTCGGGAAAAAGTCGAAAATTCCCAGCGGCCAGTGCGGTCAGGGAAAGTTTAGCCCCGCGACTCTCGGACGTGTCCTCATCATGGCACCGAAAAGGAAAGCGGTCCCAGAGCGTAAGACGTCCAGGAAGAAACCAACAATCCCTTCAATCGAATCATTTTTCGCCCGTGTTCCTCAGCAagagaacaacaacaacgcCGACGATTCCCGAAGGGGTGAGCTGCAAAACAAG TCGTCAGATACAGAGACCACTGTCACTacacagatgacgtcagcagagaCGGACCGGGAGAAGGCGCCGACCACAGCCACTacacagatgacgtcagcagagaCGGAGAAGGCGCCGACCACAGCCACTacacagatgacgtcagcagagaCGGAGAAGGCGCCGACCACAGCCACTacacagatgacgtcagcagagaAGGAGAAGGCGCCGACCACAGCCACTacacagatgacgtcagcagagaAGGAGAAGGCGCCGACCACAGCCACTActcagatgacgtcagcagagaCGGAGAAGGCGCCGACCACAGCCACTActcagatgacgtcagcagagaCGGAGAAGGCGCCGACCACAGCCACTActcagatgacgtcagcagagaCGGAGAAGGCGCCGACCACAGCCACTACTCAGATGACGTCAGAAGATACAGAGACGGAGACCCCGACGTCTGCTAATTGTGACTGCAAAGGATGTACCATGAAAGGTCCTACTGCGTTTCAGCCAAAAGATCCTGCAGTCCTCGGTACATTTCAGAACAAGGGCAGAAAGTTCCTCTCCAGCTGGTACACGGACCGCGGGTGGGTCACACTGTGCACACAACGGCGCAAGGTGTTCTGTGCCACTTGTCGCTACGCTACACAACGTAAGCTCTTCGCCCTTTCTACTAAAGTCGAACCTGCCTTCGTATTTTACAACTCGAGTCTGAAACAGAGAAAAAGAAAGCAGTTATATCAATTAAAGCATTTCAATCTTTGTTGGTGA
- the LOC118418234 gene encoding alpha-N-acetylgalactosamine-specific lectin-like — MKRDQDDMFTTIDALKRASMYKEGSRIHALEQSLHEMSYAVFRGICYKAFNTRQTFSEAVATCGEDGGTLAMPRDAEINAFLISLYKSVSDSTCGYFWFGLHDQREEGNFEWMDGSALGTYNSWYPGEPNNNAGREDCVLYQQVHKDMWNDGRP, encoded by the exons atgaaacgcgaccaagacgacatgttcACCACTATTGACGCATTGAAGCGCGCTTCAATGTACAAGGAGGGAAGCCGAATTCACGCCTTGGAGCAGAGTCTTCATGAGATGA GTTACGcagtgttccgtggaatctgctacaaggccttcaacacacGTCAGACCTTCAGCGAGGCAGTTGCAACCTgcggtgaagacggcggcaccctcgccatgccccgagacgctgaaaTCAACGCtttcctgatctccttgtacaagtccgtgagcGATAGTACGTGTGGTtacttctggttcggcctgcacgatcagcgcgaagaAGGAAACTTTGAGTGgatggatggttctgcacttgggacctacAACTCCTGGTATCCGGGAGAGCCAAACAACAATGCGGGCCGCGAAGACTGCGTTCTTTACCAACAAGTCCATAAAGACATGTGGAACGACG GACGTCCGTAG